One Phaseolus vulgaris cultivar G19833 chromosome 11, P. vulgaris v2.0, whole genome shotgun sequence genomic window carries:
- the LOC137837143 gene encoding uncharacterized protein has product MATTRRGTARAAGEEMSMQQVLEIMRGLQDDMAESKIEQERMQADLDASHVRNDELHRVNEELRRGLRNNQGQRENEEMEHLTPPREFSTPFSQEILDAPIPNTFVGPKAIFTGMEDPEAYLTAFHTQMVLVGSSDAARCKLFMSTLTGMAMDWFISLPSGHITSFQQLPQLFREQYLANRAPPPVSYDLFDVKQYQGESLKEYINRFGSQVVKVGTSEEPMIVYAFRKGVCPSPFCESIIRNHPRTLDEIRRRAVEHFASEEEVCEKRTSVVPSRPRVQTRV; this is encoded by the coding sequence atggccACCACTAGACGAGGTACCGCACGCGCTGCGGGAGaagaaatgtccatgcagcaggtcctggagataatgagggggctgcaggatgatatggcggagtcgaagatagaacaagaacgcatgcaggcggatctcgacgCCTCGCATGTGAGGAACGATGAGCTCCATCGCgttaatgaggagttgcgccggggtctgAGGAATAACCAGGGGCAACGCGAGAACGAAGAGATGGAGCATCTCACCCCACCAAgagagttttccactcccttctcgcaggaaaTCCTAGATGCGCCGATCCCCAACACCTTCGTAGGGCCCAAGGCGattttcactgggatggaggaccccgaggcgtacctcacggcgttccacacacaaATGGTGTTAGTAGGCAGCTCTGACGCCgcaagatgcaagctcttcatgagcactttgacaggaatggccatggattggtttatcagccttcctagcggccatatcacctcttttCAGCAGCTGCCCCAGTTGTTCAGAGAGCAATACCTGGCGAAcagggccccgccgccggtatcctacgatctgtttgatgtgaagcaataccaaggggagagtttgaaggagtatatcaaccgTTTCGGGTCCCAAGTGGTGAAAGTGGGCACGTCggaggagcccatgattgtgtatgcCTTCAGGAAAGGCGTGTGTCCCAGCCCTTTTTGCGAATCTATTATTCGCAATCATCCAAGGACTTTAGATGaaatacggcgtcgggcggtggaaCATTTCGCCTCTGAAGaagaggtgtgtgagaagcgcaccagcgtcgtaccttCGCGCCCGAGAGTGCAAACGCGGGTTTAA